DNA sequence from the Nisaea sediminum genome:
CCCGTCTTCCCAGGCGCTCCAGAAGGTGATGTCCGGACGTCTCAACCCGTCCAGATCGAGAGCGTGGACGCTTTCCGGCGGGGAGTGGGCGTTCCCGTGGTCGAGATGCGCACTCAGCAGCATGGCGATTTCGTGGCCGGTCAGATCGTCAACGCGGATATGCATTTCATAGTCCTCTAGCAGCCTTCCCGGATAGCCTATCAATCCTGCGGGCGATTGCTCAAGGTTCCGCACCGGTTGTCACGTCTCCATCGTCCGGATGAGTGACAAGTCTGGTATTCCGGCTTATATTTCAATAAATTGTGGTTCGTACTCCAGAACCAGTCGCGCGATCGGTGGGCTACCTCGACATGGCGATATCTCTGCAGACGGCAGTGCTCAGCGCGATGGTCGGGACCTTGCTGCTCGCGGCGGCACTTACCTATCTTCGGACCTTGCCTAATGCGCCACGCGGTTTGGGTTACTGGTCCGGCGGATTCTGGGTCCATGTTTCCGGATATGCCTGTACCGCGTTCATCCAGCCTCCCCTCCAAACTCTGCTCGGCGAGATTCTCCAGGCAGCCTCTGCGATTCTGATTCTGGCGGGGACCGCTGTTTTCATGGGGCGGAGCGTTCGCCCGCCGCTGCTCGTCGTCGGAATATCCCTCGTGGCTTTCTGGGCGCTCTTCGGGGCGGTCGCCGAGCTTGGATTCGTGCTTCGGACGCTGCCGGTTTTCATGCTGTCGGGCGGCGCGCTGCTGTTGACCGCATGGCTGCTGTGGCGCAGATCCTCGGTTGGCCGTCTCGGGACGGGATATCGTGTGGTCAGCGTGGTCTTCGTGCTCTGGGGACTGCACCGGCTCGATTATCCATTTCTGCGTCCAATCGAATCCTTCGCGCCATACGGCTTCATCATTGCAGAAGTGCTTGCCATTGCGGCGGCGGTCGGGCTGATGCTCGTGGCACAGCATAGTCTGATGGAGAGGGCCGAGGCGGAGGGCGCGGCGCGCAACCTTGCCGACAAGGCGTTGCGCAAGCAGCTGGATATCCAGCAGAGCATCATCGATGCGGTCTCGATCCCGATTTTCCTGAAGGATTCGGACGACAGGATCATCAGCGCGAACCGCGCGTTCATGGAGCTGTTCGGCCGGCCGTCTGCGGAGATTCTCGGTATCTCCGTCACGGAGATCTGGAACGACCCGTCGGCCGACAAGATCTTCCGCATCGCCGAGGAGTCGCTCGTCAGGGGGCAGTCCGAAGTCGTGGAGACCCAGCTGACGCTACCGGGCAGAGAACGCCGCGATTACGTGGTCTCGAAAGTGCCGCTTCTGATCGACGGGGCCGAACGTCCGGCGATTGTCGGTGTCCTGCAGGACATGACCGACCACAAGCGGGCGGAACTTAAGCTGTTCGAGAGCGAGAAACGCTTCCGAGATTTTGCCGAGTCGTCGTCCGACTGGCTCTGGGAAACGGATGTCGACGGGCGCTTCACCTTCTTCGCCCATGGAAGCGGGAACTATAGCGGTCATGTTCCGGAGACAAATCTCGGTAAGACCCGCTTCGAGGCGACGATCGAAGACCTAACGTCCGAAAAATGGCGCGCGCACATCGCTGATCTAGAGGCCCGCCGCCCGTTCACCGGATTCCGCTATCTCCTGCGCGGCGACGACGGGCACGATGTCGCGGTGGCGATCAACGGAGTGCCGATCTTCAATGACGATGGCGAGTTCCTTGGTTATCGCGGCACCGGCAGCGACGTGACCCAGCAGCGCGAG
Encoded proteins:
- a CDS encoding PAS domain-containing sensor histidine kinase produces the protein MAISLQTAVLSAMVGTLLLAAALTYLRTLPNAPRGLGYWSGGFWVHVSGYACTAFIQPPLQTLLGEILQAASAILILAGTAVFMGRSVRPPLLVVGISLVAFWALFGAVAELGFVLRTLPVFMLSGGALLLTAWLLWRRSSVGRLGTGYRVVSVVFVLWGLHRLDYPFLRPIESFAPYGFIIAEVLAIAAAVGLMLVAQHSLMERAEAEGAARNLADKALRKQLDIQQSIIDAVSIPIFLKDSDDRIISANRAFMELFGRPSAEILGISVTEIWNDPSADKIFRIAEESLVRGQSEVVETQLTLPGRERRDYVVSKVPLLIDGAERPAIVGVLQDMTDHKRAELKLFESEKRFRDFAESSSDWLWETDVDGRFTFFAHGSGNYSGHVPETNLGKTRFEATIEDLTSEKWRAHIADLEARRPFTGFRYLLRGDDGHDVAVAINGVPIFNDDGEFLGYRGTGSDVTQQREAEISRDRARLEAERANRAKSEFLATMSHEFRTPLNAILGFSEMLAKEVLGPLGKDGYRDYADAIHDSGAHMLALVNDILDISAIEVGKRTFAKEEIAVLDMLKECTVEVSTIAADKSINLEVGVPSERLTVLADTRSVRQIVLNLLSNAVKFTPEGGWIRLTAKPDRGDMIAISVEDNGEGIAPERLPTITDPFSQSGSHPHHSREGTGLGLSIVKSLVEAHSGEFKIESTLGVGTKVTVWLQASLGPNLAVAEHQYAGPKALPEENPGEG